One region of Planctomycetota bacterium genomic DNA includes:
- the eutC gene encoding ethanolamine ammonia-lyase subunit EutC, translating to MSYQAVIRGQRFHFADLRELLAKANEEKSGDQLAGLAATSQRERVAARWALADVPLHTFVDQPVVAPDGDEVSRLILDRYDQRAFAAIRTLTVGEFRNLILASPADSAEICNLQRAITPEMAAAVAKLMSNQDLILAASRIRNVSRLRNTLGQRGVLAVRVQPNHPADDLAGILLSAVDGLLFGCGDAVIGVNPAAESVDSVEAVLRGLDRLITTLGVPTQACCLAHISTQLACLERGAPVDLLFQSIAGTQGANDSFGVNLALLGEGRERVLEEHRRRGIPWVGEDVMYFETGQGSALSAGAHQGVDQVTLEARAYGIAREFSPLLVNTVVGFIGPEYLYDERQITRAGLEDHFMGKLLGLPMGCDVCYTNHAAADQNSADNLLALLTAAGCNYFMGVPCADDVMLHYQSTSFHDTAAMRELFGLRPAPEFEAWLEARGLMRDGRRLLPDDRNRRPWLATIESVVAGREPANLPALTTTPPAVPSSAIRASRAIELPADLGARTPARIFTGSSGTSYPSTVQLELREDHAAALDAVRDEIDIARDFGGELSERFGLFEVSSAARTKHEYLLRPDLGRSLSESGRTLLVEHCQRGATIQVVIGDGLSAAAVRRQIPALLPALMNEFTSRRWTTGPVCFVRHARVGLMNEIGALVEPEVVLLLIGERPGLATAESLSAYLAYRPRPGHTDARRNLISNIHQRGIPCEVAAVRIARLIEQLLAAQQSGIAVKESLAAPAAAITNAPRAS from the coding sequence GTGTCGTACCAGGCAGTGATTCGCGGCCAGCGGTTTCACTTTGCCGATTTGCGCGAGTTGCTGGCCAAAGCCAACGAGGAAAAGTCCGGCGACCAGTTGGCCGGGCTGGCGGCCACTAGCCAGCGCGAACGAGTGGCCGCCCGCTGGGCCCTGGCCGATGTGCCGTTGCACACGTTCGTCGACCAGCCGGTTGTCGCCCCCGATGGCGATGAAGTCAGCCGGCTGATCCTTGACCGCTACGACCAGCGGGCCTTCGCCGCCATTCGCACGCTGACGGTCGGCGAGTTCCGCAACCTGATCCTCGCGTCGCCGGCCGACAGTGCCGAGATATGCAACCTGCAACGGGCCATCACGCCCGAGATGGCCGCGGCCGTCGCCAAGTTGATGAGCAACCAGGATTTGATCCTGGCGGCTTCACGCATCCGCAATGTCAGCCGACTGCGCAACACGTTGGGCCAGCGCGGCGTGCTGGCCGTCCGCGTGCAGCCGAACCATCCGGCCGATGATCTGGCGGGTATTTTACTGTCGGCGGTCGATGGTCTGCTGTTTGGTTGTGGCGACGCCGTGATTGGCGTCAATCCGGCCGCTGAATCAGTCGACTCGGTCGAAGCCGTGCTGCGCGGGCTTGACCGGCTGATTACGACACTCGGCGTGCCGACACAAGCCTGTTGCCTGGCGCACATCAGCACGCAACTGGCTTGCCTCGAACGCGGCGCGCCGGTCGATTTGCTGTTCCAGTCGATCGCCGGCACGCAGGGTGCCAACGACAGCTTCGGCGTGAACCTGGCGCTGCTTGGCGAAGGGCGCGAGCGCGTGCTCGAAGAGCATCGTCGCCGCGGCATTCCCTGGGTCGGCGAGGACGTGATGTACTTCGAGACCGGGCAAGGAAGCGCCCTGTCGGCCGGCGCGCATCAGGGCGTCGATCAGGTGACGCTCGAAGCCCGGGCCTATGGAATCGCCCGCGAGTTCTCGCCGCTGCTGGTCAACACGGTCGTGGGCTTCATCGGGCCGGAATACCTGTACGACGAGCGACAGATCACCCGCGCCGGCCTTGAAGACCACTTCATGGGCAAGCTACTCGGGCTGCCGATGGGCTGCGACGTCTGTTACACCAACCACGCCGCCGCCGACCAGAACTCGGCCGACAACTTGCTGGCGTTGCTGACGGCCGCGGGCTGCAACTACTTCATGGGGGTGCCCTGCGCCGACGACGTGATGCTCCACTACCAATCGACTAGCTTTCACGACACGGCCGCGATGCGCGAATTGTTCGGCTTGCGCCCCGCGCCCGAGTTTGAAGCCTGGCTCGAAGCGCGTGGCCTGATGCGCGACGGACGACGGTTGTTGCCCGATGATCGGAATCGACGGCCGTGGCTGGCGACCATCGAATCGGTCGTGGCCGGACGCGAGCCGGCGAACCTGCCCGCGTTAACCACTACGCCGCCTGCCGTGCCATCGTCAGCCATTCGGGCCAGCAGGGCGATCGAGCTGCCCGCGGATTTGGGTGCGCGGACACCGGCGCGAATCTTCACCGGTTCGAGTGGCACGTCGTATCCTTCGACAGTGCAGCTCGAATTGCGCGAGGACCATGCCGCGGCCCTCGACGCGGTGCGCGACGAGATCGACATTGCCCGCGATTTCGGCGGCGAACTGAGCGAGCGATTCGGGCTGTTCGAGGTGTCGAGCGCCGCCAGAACCAAGCACGAATATCTGTTGCGACCCGACCTGGGGCGAAGCCTGAGCGAATCTGGCCGAACGCTCCTTGTCGAACATTGCCAGCGCGGTGCGACCATTCAAGTAGTAATCGGCGACGGATTGTCGGCGGCGGCCGTGCGGCGGCAGATTCCGGCGCTCTTGCCCGCGTTGATGAACGAGTTTACCTCGCGCCGCTGGACGACTGGCCCCGTCTGCTTCGTCCGTCACGCCCGCGTTGGGCTAATGAACGAAATCGGCGCGCTCGTCGAGCCCGAGGTCGTGCTGCTACTGATCGGCGAACGTCCGGGGCTGGCGACGGCCGAAAGCTTGTCGGCTTACCTGGCCTATCGACCTCGGCCGGGGCACACCGACGCGCGGCGGAACCTGATCTCGAACATCCACCAGCGCGGCATTCCCTGCGAAGTCGCGGCCGTGCGCATCGCGCGCTTGATCGAGCAGTTGCTTGCCGCGCAACAGAGCGGCATCGCGGTCAAAGAGTCGCTGGCCGCTCCGGCGGCCGCCATCACCAACGCGCCGCGTGCTAGCTAG
- a CDS encoding MogA/MoaB family molybdenum cofactor biosynthesis protein gives MSSSTQAHRAEAPRQVRCAIITVSDTRTLDNDTGGAAIVERLTDNGHPIACRHITRDEPGPMRALLLQLVARDDVDAILMTGGTGLGSRDQTCETVSQLLTKPLPGYGELLRMLSFEQVGAAAMLSRAVGGLIHQTIVLTMPGSPNGVALAMDKLIIPELGHLRREALK, from the coding sequence ATGAGCAGTTCCACCCAAGCCCACCGGGCCGAAGCGCCGCGCCAGGTGCGCTGTGCGATCATTACCGTCAGCGACACGCGCACGCTCGATAACGACACCGGCGGTGCGGCCATTGTCGAGCGACTGACCGACAATGGACACCCGATCGCTTGTCGACATATCACTCGCGACGAGCCCGGGCCGATGCGCGCTTTGTTGTTGCAACTGGTCGCGCGCGACGACGTCGACGCCATCTTGATGACCGGCGGCACTGGTCTCGGCTCGCGTGATCAGACTTGCGAGACTGTCAGCCAGTTGCTCACCAAGCCGCTTCCCGGCTACGGCGAGTTGCTGAGAATGCTCAGCTTTGAACAAGTCGGCGCGGCCGCCATGCTCAGCCGCGCCGTCGGCGGCTTGATCCACCAGACCATCGTGTTGACCATGCCTGGCTCGCCGAACGGCGTGGCGCTGGCGATGGACAAGCTGATCATTCCCGAACTCGGCCACCTGCGCCGCGAAGCCTTGAAGTAA
- a CDS encoding HEAT repeat domain-containing protein, whose product MSLKRYSPSDARGRWCYGALAACLMLLPTSLEAAEHYVLQLASGGRLEGELLNPTEAPRTKYQLRLADGSELTFDREQVREATKLRPEELEYQKILHQFPDTAEGHWKLSEWCREHNLYDIRKKHLERIIELDTDHADARRLLGYSKVDGAWKTQAQIMTERGYVEYKGKWRLRQEVEIAEEARKQELAEKAWATTLKRWREWLDVPDRQNEARRKFGDVSDPAAIPALKRMFEQERLEAVRNMYVDALARMNHPLAWQMLAEYSLLDPSPEVRANCLDLLDDQPRPSIVSFFISRLNGKYDNTIVNRAALGLKRMKDTTSMGPLIEALNTTHTYQVSAGAAGQYSASFGPNGGGFAMNNNQPKSQTVMLNNEAVLDALLTMSNGVNFNYDKGAWKRWFETQRRTSKLDARRGT is encoded by the coding sequence ATGAGTCTTAAGCGATATTCGCCGAGCGACGCCCGAGGGCGGTGGTGTTACGGTGCGCTGGCGGCGTGCTTGATGCTGCTGCCGACCTCGCTCGAGGCGGCCGAGCATTACGTGCTGCAACTTGCCAGTGGTGGCCGGCTGGAAGGGGAACTGCTCAATCCGACCGAAGCGCCGCGGACCAAGTATCAGCTTCGCCTGGCTGACGGCAGCGAGCTGACCTTCGACCGGGAACAGGTGCGCGAAGCCACCAAGCTGCGCCCCGAGGAACTCGAATACCAGAAGATCCTGCACCAGTTTCCCGACACGGCCGAGGGGCACTGGAAGTTGTCGGAATGGTGCCGCGAGCACAACTTGTACGATATTCGCAAGAAGCATCTCGAGCGGATCATCGAACTCGACACCGATCACGCCGATGCCCGGCGGCTGTTGGGCTATTCCAAGGTTGACGGCGCGTGGAAGACGCAAGCCCAGATCATGACCGAGCGGGGCTATGTCGAATACAAAGGCAAGTGGCGATTGCGTCAGGAAGTCGAGATCGCCGAGGAAGCGCGCAAGCAAGAGTTGGCCGAAAAGGCCTGGGCCACCACGCTGAAGCGGTGGCGCGAATGGCTGGACGTGCCTGACCGACAGAACGAAGCCCGCCGCAAGTTTGGCGACGTTTCCGATCCGGCGGCCATTCCGGCGCTGAAGCGGATGTTCGAGCAGGAGCGTCTGGAAGCGGTGCGGAACATGTACGTCGACGCGCTGGCCCGGATGAATCACCCGCTGGCTTGGCAGATGTTGGCCGAATATTCGCTGCTGGACCCGTCGCCTGAAGTGCGGGCCAATTGCCTGGATTTGCTCGACGATCAGCCGCGACCTTCGATCGTGTCGTTTTTTATCAGTCGGCTGAATGGTAAATACGACAATACGATCGTCAACCGGGCGGCGTTGGGCTTGAAGCGGATGAAAGACACGACGTCCATGGGGCCGTTGATCGAGGCGCTGAACACAACGCACACTTATCAGGTTTCGGCCGGCGCGGCGGGGCAGTATTCGGCGTCGTTCGGCCCGAACGGCGGCGGATTCGCCATGAATAATAACCAGCCCAAGTCACAGACCGTCATGCTGAACAACGAAGCCGTGCTCGACGCGCTGTTGACCATGAGCAATGGCGTGAACTTCAACTATGACAAAGGCGCCTGGAAGCGCTGGTTTGAAACCCAACGCCGCACGTCCAAGCTCGACGCCCGACGAGGAACCTGA
- a CDS encoding tetratricopeptide repeat protein produces the protein MRRSRTTNRPAIAAVAVCVALALVAGCRLPGMDGPVSKDLATSRQLSHRGLSAMERGDRQTAQQILARAVDVCPSDVEARQHYAESLWQNGKQPGAVEQIDAALKLAPDNESLHVRAGQMHLAMNDIEIASSEADQAIRLNSKSPGAWRLRGQIAARRGNLRQALAGFHRAVSYDPHDRELLIDVAETYRQLGQPQQALVTLHEVVDTYSPGDEPQRVLLLEGLALSAMGRNNDAAERLAQARDRGPASAEICYHLAQAQAASGQSISARASLEQALQLEPAHVASQTLLTELSQRR, from the coding sequence ATGCGCCGCTCGCGCACAACAAATCGCCCCGCGATCGCCGCCGTGGCCGTTTGCGTCGCCTTAGCGCTCGTGGCGGGTTGCCGGCTGCCGGGCATGGACGGTCCCGTGTCAAAAGACCTGGCCACCTCGCGCCAGTTGTCCCACCGCGGACTCAGCGCCATGGAGCGGGGCGATCGCCAGACGGCGCAGCAAATCTTGGCCCGCGCGGTTGATGTCTGTCCCAGCGACGTCGAAGCGCGTCAGCACTATGCCGAAAGCCTCTGGCAAAACGGCAAGCAACCTGGTGCCGTCGAGCAGATCGACGCCGCCTTGAAGCTCGCCCCCGACAACGAATCGCTGCACGTCCGCGCTGGCCAGATGCACTTGGCCATGAACGATATCGAGATCGCGTCCAGCGAAGCCGACCAGGCGATTCGACTGAACAGCAAGTCACCCGGCGCGTGGCGATTGCGCGGCCAGATCGCCGCTCGGCGCGGCAACCTGCGCCAAGCCCTAGCCGGTTTTCATCGCGCGGTCAGCTATGACCCGCACGATCGCGAGTTGCTGATCGACGTGGCGGAAACCTACCGTCAACTCGGCCAGCCGCAACAGGCGCTCGTCACGTTGCACGAGGTGGTCGACACCTACTCTCCTGGCGATGAACCGCAACGGGTGCTGTTACTCGAAGGGCTCGCCCTGTCAGCCATGGGGCGCAACAACGACGCGGCGGAACGCCTGGCCCAGGCGCGCGACCGCGGGCCGGCGTCGGCGGAAATCTGTTATCACCTGGCCCAGGCTCAGGCCGCCAGCGGCCAAAGCATCTCGGCCCGAGCGTCGCTCGAACAAGCCCTGCAACTCGAGCCGGCCCACGTGGCCAGCCAGACGCTGCTGACCGAACTCTCGCAGCGTCGCTAA
- a CDS encoding sugar phosphate isomerase/epimerase, with the protein MPKLAAFPKAYMDQLVVDGSMSLAEWIDLAATLDVDGLEMYAGMLDLREPSQWSVARRQAEDAGLTIPMLCCSPDFTHPDPKFRAEQVKLEEGWIEMTAALGGQYCRVLSGQRRPEVSRADGIRYAAECIEACLPLARSRGVTLIIENHYKDNYWQWPEFAQKMDVFCDLVDKVHSPNFGVNYDPSNTYLAGEDPVELLRRVKHRVVTMHASDRYLAEGTIEDLRREEDSVGYAKRLRHGEIGKGLNDYDAIFGILAAEKFNGWISIEDGVDGMEQMRASVAFLRRKIEQYWPGTKYRRGVK; encoded by the coding sequence ATGCCCAAACTTGCCGCCTTTCCCAAAGCGTACATGGACCAATTGGTCGTCGATGGCTCGATGAGCCTGGCCGAGTGGATCGACCTGGCCGCCACCCTGGACGTGGACGGACTGGAGATGTACGCCGGCATGCTCGATCTGCGCGAACCCAGCCAGTGGTCGGTCGCCCGGCGTCAGGCCGAGGACGCCGGGCTGACGATCCCGATGTTGTGCTGCTCGCCGGACTTCACGCATCCCGATCCCAAGTTCCGCGCCGAGCAAGTGAAGCTCGAAGAAGGCTGGATCGAAATGACCGCCGCACTCGGCGGGCAATACTGCCGCGTCCTCAGCGGTCAGCGCCGCCCCGAAGTGAGCCGCGCCGATGGTATTCGTTACGCGGCCGAGTGCATCGAAGCGTGCCTGCCGCTGGCCCGGTCTCGCGGCGTGACGCTGATCATCGAGAACCACTACAAGGACAACTACTGGCAGTGGCCCGAGTTCGCCCAGAAGATGGATGTCTTCTGCGATCTGGTCGACAAGGTTCACTCGCCGAACTTCGGCGTGAACTACGACCCCAGCAACACCTACCTGGCCGGCGAAGATCCGGTCGAACTGCTGCGGCGCGTGAAGCATCGCGTCGTGACGATGCACGCCAGCGACCGCTACCTGGCCGAAGGGACGATCGAAGACCTGCGCCGCGAAGAGGACAGCGTCGGCTACGCCAAGCGACTGCGTCACGGCGAGATCGGCAAGGGGCTGAACGACTACGACGCGATCTTCGGCATCTTGGCCGCCGAAAAGTTCAACGGCTGGATTTCGATCGAAGACGGCGTTGACGGCATGGAACAGATGCGGGCCAGCGTGGCGTTCCTGCGCCGCAAGATCGAGCAATACTGGCCCGGCACCAAATACCGCCGGGGCGTCAAATAG
- a CDS encoding four helix bundle protein, producing the protein MDLVELVYRVTRDFPSDERFGLTMQMRRAAVSIPSNIAEGHGRYSSRDFARFLQIAIGSLSELETQVLIASRLNYLATDAQSQTLDAIGEVGRVLRGLAKSILSRDGAEPSASSTSN; encoded by the coding sequence ATGGACCTCGTCGAATTGGTTTACCGCGTGACTCGTGACTTTCCCAGCGATGAGCGATTTGGTCTGACGATGCAAATGCGCCGGGCAGCGGTTTCGATTCCTTCCAACATTGCCGAAGGACACGGTCGCTATAGCAGCCGCGATTTTGCCCGCTTCTTACAGATCGCGATCGGCTCCCTTTCGGAATTGGAAACGCAAGTGCTAATCGCCAGCCGTTTGAACTACCTTGCCACGGATGCTCAGAGCCAAACACTCGACGCCATCGGCGAAGTCGGTCGCGTGCTACGCGGCTTGGCCAAATCAATTCTGTCGCGCGACGGCGCCGAGCCGTCCGCGTCTTCCACTAGCAACTAG
- a CDS encoding zinc-binding dehydrogenase produces the protein MSTTQAAVVNYGPEKHSVELREVSLPKIGPDDVLLEVAAVGVCGSDLHQWTSEHSWQVNYPVVLGHEFAGNVAQIGERVTGWREGDRAVSETAAVIDPNSPLVRQGLYNLDPTRKGFGYGVDGAMTQFVRVPARCLHHLPDSLPFEQAGITEPCCVAFNAVVGNGSIKPGDRVVVLGPGPIGILCAAMARLQGAEVAVAGLARDKTRLAVAEAYGCTALTDNLEAWVREGDGLGVDGVVDAAGVSATLKTAIDIVRPNGWISKVGWGKQPFGYSLDPLVQKNVTLRGSYSHNWPIWERVIRLLATKQLDVTKIIGGIWPIAQWHDAFEKMHSGEIVKAVLKPR, from the coding sequence ATGAGCACCACTCAAGCGGCCGTGGTGAACTACGGCCCGGAAAAACATTCGGTCGAACTGCGCGAAGTGTCGCTGCCCAAGATCGGCCCCGACGACGTGCTGCTGGAAGTGGCCGCGGTCGGCGTCTGTGGCAGCGATCTGCACCAGTGGACCTCGGAACATAGTTGGCAAGTTAACTACCCGGTGGTCCTCGGCCACGAGTTCGCCGGCAACGTGGCACAGATTGGCGAGCGCGTCACCGGCTGGCGCGAGGGAGACCGCGCGGTCAGCGAAACAGCCGCGGTGATCGACCCCAATAGCCCGTTGGTCCGGCAGGGACTCTATAACCTGGACCCGACGCGCAAGGGCTTCGGCTATGGCGTTGACGGCGCGATGACGCAGTTCGTGCGCGTGCCGGCCCGCTGTTTGCATCACCTGCCCGACAGTTTGCCGTTCGAGCAGGCCGGCATCACCGAGCCGTGTTGCGTGGCTTTTAACGCCGTGGTCGGCAATGGCAGCATCAAGCCCGGCGACCGCGTGGTGGTCCTGGGACCGGGGCCGATCGGCATCTTGTGCGCCGCGATGGCGCGCTTGCAGGGCGCCGAAGTCGCGGTGGCCGGCTTGGCTCGCGACAAGACGCGACTGGCCGTGGCCGAGGCGTATGGCTGCACGGCGCTGACCGACAACCTGGAAGCCTGGGTCCGCGAAGGTGACGGGCTGGGGGTCGATGGCGTGGTCGACGCGGCCGGTGTCTCGGCCACGCTCAAGACCGCGATCGACATCGTCCGCCCCAACGGTTGGATCAGCAAGGTCGGCTGGGGCAAGCAGCCGTTCGGCTACTCGCTCGATCCGCTGGTGCAAAAGAACGTCACCCTGCGCGGCAGCTACAGCCACAACTGGCCGATCTGGGAACGGGTGATTCGTCTGCTGGCCACCAAGCAACTGGACGTCACGAAGATCATCGGCGGCATCTGGCCGATCGCCCAATGGCACGACGCGTTCGAGAAAATGCACTCGGGCGAGATTGTGAAGGCTGTCTTGAAGCCGCGGTGA
- a CDS encoding orotidine 5'-phosphate decarboxylase, translating to MKTIVQISLDVTNIPEALETAALARRAGVDWLEAGTPLIIAEGMNGVRALRERFPGVPIVADLKTMDGGYLEAEMMAKAGATHVVVMARAHEETLRCVVKAGKDHGVKVMGDNLACDDMIAGAKFLEDLGCDFVIHHIGYDERRGIAARGQRMPSPLDQLREVVAAVSIPVQAVGGLTLEQAVRTPEYGAPLVVLGAPLTIDADAFKTAAGDLEGSLRMICDKVHGYGDILVGGKR from the coding sequence ATGAAAACCATTGTTCAGATTTCGCTCGATGTGACCAACATTCCCGAGGCGCTCGAGACGGCCGCCTTGGCCCGCCGCGCTGGCGTTGACTGGCTCGAGGCCGGCACGCCCCTGATCATTGCCGAAGGGATGAACGGCGTCCGCGCGTTGCGCGAACGCTTTCCCGGCGTGCCAATCGTGGCCGACCTGAAGACGATGGACGGCGGCTACTTGGAGGCCGAGATGATGGCCAAGGCCGGCGCCACCCACGTCGTGGTCATGGCCCGGGCTCACGAAGAAACCTTGCGCTGCGTCGTCAAGGCGGGCAAGGATCATGGCGTGAAGGTGATGGGTGACAACCTGGCCTGTGACGACATGATCGCCGGCGCCAAGTTCCTGGAAGACCTAGGCTGCGACTTCGTGATTCATCACATCGGCTATGACGAGCGTCGCGGCATCGCCGCCCGCGGTCAGCGAATGCCCAGCCCGTTGGATCAGTTGCGCGAAGTCGTGGCGGCCGTCAGCATTCCGGTCCAAGCGGTCGGTGGTCTGACCCTCGAGCAAGCGGTCCGTACGCCCGAGTACGGCGCGCCGCTGGTCGTGCTGGGCGCGCCGTTGACCATTGACGCCGACGCGTTCAAGACGGCCGCGGGCGATCTTGAAGGTTCGCTCCGCATGATCTGCGACAAAGTCCACGGGTATGGCGACATCTTGGTAGGAGGAAAGCGATGA
- a CDS encoding MFS transporter — translation MDSHNPYQPPTTTDQPAGWRGAARTSLALLLSINLLNYVDRYVLSAVVPKIQEEFFPGRKDADFWTGLLAFAFLITYMLTSPVFGWLADRGSRWLIVGIGVIVWSLASGAAGLATTFGAMMLARVFVGIGEASYGPVAPTIIADLYPVERRGRVMAWFYMAIPVGSALGYGLGGFVAKHWNWQTAFFVSAPPGIMLGLLAWLMRDPQRGASDVAQHGQAATAHRGSRLADYRLFWQTPSYVWGTAGMTAMTFALGGVAFWMPKFIEQQGVDPAHASITFGAITAVAGLSATLLGGLAGDWLRARYGGSYFLVSGIGMLLGFPFFLLVLFTEFPGAWAWIFLAEFCLFFNTGPTNTILCNVIHPSLRASAFALNILIIHLLGDAISPPLIGLLNDEFDGNMKVGFSAVSVAILISGVCWLCGTRHLAQDTARAPTRLAE, via the coding sequence TTGGATTCGCACAACCCTTATCAACCGCCAACGACCACGGACCAGCCTGCCGGCTGGCGCGGCGCCGCGCGCACGTCGCTGGCGCTGTTGCTGTCGATCAATCTGTTGAATTACGTCGACCGGTACGTGCTGTCGGCGGTCGTTCCCAAGATTCAAGAAGAGTTCTTTCCCGGGCGAAAGGACGCCGACTTTTGGACCGGGCTGTTGGCGTTCGCGTTCTTGATCACGTACATGCTCACTTCGCCGGTGTTTGGCTGGCTGGCCGATCGTGGCTCGCGTTGGCTGATCGTGGGGATCGGGGTCATCGTCTGGAGCCTGGCTTCGGGGGCGGCGGGTTTGGCCACGACATTCGGCGCGATGATGCTGGCGCGCGTGTTTGTCGGCATTGGCGAAGCGTCGTACGGCCCCGTGGCACCGACGATCATTGCCGATCTCTATCCTGTCGAGCGCCGCGGTCGCGTGATGGCCTGGTTCTACATGGCGATCCCGGTCGGCAGCGCGCTGGGCTATGGATTGGGCGGCTTCGTGGCCAAGCACTGGAATTGGCAGACGGCTTTCTTTGTCTCGGCGCCGCCGGGAATCATGTTGGGGCTATTGGCGTGGCTGATGCGCGATCCCCAGCGCGGCGCCAGCGACGTGGCCCAGCATGGCCAGGCCGCGACGGCGCATCGCGGCTCGCGGCTGGCCGACTATCGCCTGTTCTGGCAGACTCCTTCGTACGTGTGGGGGACGGCCGGCATGACAGCCATGACGTTCGCCCTGGGAGGCGTGGCATTCTGGATGCCCAAGTTCATTGAACAGCAGGGGGTCGATCCGGCCCACGCCAGCATCACGTTCGGCGCGATCACCGCCGTGGCGGGGCTGTCGGCGACGCTGCTGGGCGGGCTGGCCGGCGACTGGCTGCGAGCGCGCTATGGCGGGTCATACTTCCTGGTCTCGGGCATCGGCATGCTGCTTGGCTTTCCGTTCTTTCTGCTGGTGCTGTTCACCGAGTTTCCGGGGGCCTGGGCCTGGATCTTTCTGGCCGAGTTCTGTTTGTTCTTCAACACCGGGCCGACGAACACCATCCTCTGCAACGTCATTCATCCGTCGCTGCGAGCCAGCGCCTTTGCCTTGAACATCCTGATCATTCACCTGCTGGGGGACGCCATCTCGCCGCCGCTGATCGGGCTGTTGAATGACGAATTCGACGGCAACATGAAGGTCGGTTTCAGCGCCGTATCGGTCGCCATTCTGATCAGCGGCGTCTGCTGGCTCTGCGGCACACGACACTTGGCACAAGACACCGCACGCGCCCCGACGCGCTTGGCTGAGTGA
- the thiC gene encoding phosphomethylpyrimidine synthase ThiC, whose amino-acid sequence MTQIEQARAGVVTKEMEFVAQRESLSPETIRDEVARGRLVIPANVVHLQKRLEPMGIGIAAKTKINANIGNSAVTSDVNTELEKLHVSVHFGTDTVMDLSTGRDIDNIRQAIIDASPVPIGTVPIYQMLEELGGDIDEMTPQHFLDMVEHQAKQGVDYMTVHAGVLYEHLHLTTKRVTGIVSRGGSLIAKWMMTHRKQNPLYEHFDDLCDIMRQYDVTWSLGDGLRPGSIADASDEAQFAELKVLGELTKRGWERGCQVMVEGPGHIPMDQIDMNIKKQIEWCHEAPFYVLGPLVTDIAPGYDHITSAIGAALAGWSGAAMLCYVTPKEHLGLPDKEDVKQGVIAYKIAAHAADLARHRPGARDRDDALSRARFAFDWKEQFRLSIDPETAQRMHDETLPQDTFKSAHFCSMCGPKYCSMKITEEIRAMGQPGETVELAVVSKP is encoded by the coding sequence ATGACACAGATTGAACAAGCCCGCGCGGGCGTCGTCACCAAGGAAATGGAGTTCGTGGCCCAGCGCGAGTCACTGAGCCCCGAGACGATTCGCGACGAAGTCGCTCGCGGCCGCCTGGTCATCCCGGCCAATGTCGTCCACCTACAAAAGCGGCTCGAACCGATGGGCATTGGCATCGCCGCCAAAACCAAGATCAACGCCAACATCGGCAACTCGGCGGTCACCAGCGACGTCAACACCGAGCTGGAAAAGCTGCACGTCTCGGTCCATTTCGGCACCGACACGGTCATGGACCTGTCGACCGGCCGCGACATCGACAACATTCGCCAGGCGATCATCGACGCCTCCCCCGTGCCGATCGGCACGGTGCCGATCTACCAGATGCTCGAAGAGCTCGGCGGCGACATCGACGAGATGACGCCACAGCATTTTCTCGACATGGTCGAGCACCAGGCCAAGCAAGGCGTCGACTACATGACGGTCCACGCTGGCGTGCTGTACGAGCATTTGCACCTGACGACCAAGCGTGTGACTGGCATTGTCAGCCGCGGCGGGTCGCTGATCGCCAAGTGGATGATGACCCACCGCAAGCAGAACCCGCTGTACGAGCATTTTGACGATCTGTGCGACATCATGCGCCAGTACGACGTCACCTGGAGCCTTGGCGACGGTCTGCGCCCCGGCAGCATTGCCGACGCCAGCGACGAAGCTCAGTTCGCCGAGCTCAAGGTGCTGGGCGAGTTGACCAAGCGCGGCTGGGAGCGCGGCTGCCAGGTGATGGTCGAAGGGCCTGGGCACATCCCGATGGACCAGATCGACATGAACATCAAGAAGCAAATCGAATGGTGCCACGAAGCCCCATTCTACGTGCTAGGGCCGCTAGTGACCGACATCGCTCCAGGCTACGACCACATCACCAGCGCCATCGGCGCGGCTCTGGCCGGCTGGAGCGGCGCGGCCATGCTCTGTTACGTGACGCCGAAGGAGCACTTGGGACTACCCGACAAGGAAGACGTCAAGCAAGGGGTGATCGCCTACAAGATCGCGGCCCACGCGGCCGACCTGGCCCGGCACCGGCCCGGCGCGCGCGATCGTGACGACGCGCTGAGCCGCGCACGGTTCGCCTTTGATTGGAAGGAGCAATTCCGGCTGTCGATCGATCCCGAGACGGCCCAGCGGATGCACGACGAGACCCTGCCGCAAGACACTTTCAAGAGCGCGCACTTCTGCAGCATGTGCGGCCCGAAGTATTGCTCGATGAAAATCACGGAAGAGATTCGAGCGATGGGCCAACCCGGCGAAACCGTCGAACTGGCGGTAGTCAGCAAGCCGTAG